In Capsicum annuum cultivar UCD-10X-F1 unplaced genomic scaffold, UCD10Xv1.1 ctg3704, whole genome shotgun sequence, a genomic segment contains:
- the LOC124891543 gene encoding uncharacterized protein LOC124891543 — translation MGAMNSHDEKRRRTSQREEILCMSFPLKHSSSNRNRLSDESTVDTIQQRLRFQDIIIQQPPAAGGDMQLRPCFHVYSGWDFCSTLPLCRHQSDSDSPYAIYLKTFNARTFNALSQFVRDYPNLVVLPPNDYPNLVPVQPTTNHLQERIIAGIHKNRLLFTAILSFTLGVYWSNGYPYLQTAVLGIIKWLGWASCAATRTSIFGYVLILIGMLLE, via the exons ATGGGAGCAATGAATTCTCACGACGAAAAAAGACGACGCACAAGTCAAAGAGAG gAAATTTTATGTATGTCATTTCCATTGAAGCATTCATCAAGCAATCGAAACAGACTTTCCGATGAAAGTACTGTTGATACCATCCAACAACGTCTACGCTTTCAGGATATTATTATCCAGCAGCCTCCTGCTGCTGGAGGAGATATGCAACTACGTCCATGCTTTCATGTTTATTCGGGGTGGGACTTCTGTTCTACATTGCCGCTATGTCGTCATCAGAGTGATTCTGATTCCCCTTATGCTATTTACCTTAAGACATTTAATGCTCGTACTTTTAATGCGTTGAGTCAATTTGTAAGAGATTATCCCAATCTGGTAGTACTTCCTCCAAATGATTATCCCAATTTGGTACCTGTACAACCTACCACCAACCACCTACAGGAAAGAATAATAGCAGGAATCCACAAGAATAGACTATTGTTTACAGCAATCTTGTCTTTCACTCTTGGGGTGTATTGGTCCAATGGGTATCCGTATCTACAGACAGCGGTTTTGGGAATTATAAAGTGGTTAGGATGGGCTAGTTGTGCAGCAACAAGAACATCTATTTTTGGTTATGTTCTAATTCTTATTGGTATGCTTCTTGAATGA